Proteins encoded in a region of the Chloroflexota bacterium genome:
- a CDS encoding acyl-CoA thioesterase, translating to MTDADVRATAVSQSEDRIVLAQVMLPADANPSGDVHGGTLMKLADTAGGIAAARHAKRRVVTAIADSMTFEVPVKVGDLVLLEAQVTWVGRTSMEIEVAIFAEKIVTGERKRASLSYFVYVALGPDGRPHEVTPLELHTDAERERFARAEHRRQFRLAQRSHPSS from the coding sequence ATGACTGACGCAGACGTACGCGCGACAGCGGTGAGCCAGTCCGAGGATCGCATCGTGCTGGCCCAGGTGATGTTGCCAGCCGACGCCAACCCGAGCGGCGACGTCCATGGCGGCACGCTGATGAAGCTGGCTGATACCGCCGGCGGCATCGCGGCGGCGCGCCACGCGAAGCGTCGGGTCGTGACTGCTATCGCCGACTCGATGACCTTCGAGGTGCCGGTGAAGGTCGGGGATCTGGTGTTGCTCGAAGCTCAGGTCACCTGGGTGGGCCGCACCAGCATGGAGATCGAGGTCGCGATCTTCGCCGAGAAGATCGTGACCGGCGAGCGCAAACGGGCGTCGCTGTCCTACTTTGTGTATGTGGCGCTCGGGCCAGACGGGCGGCCCCACGAGGTCACGCCGCTCGAGCTGCACACCGACGCCGAGCGCGAGCGCTTCGCACGGGCCGAGCACCGCCGGCAGTTCCGGCTGGCGCAGCGGAGCCATCCATCGTCATGA